Part of the Leptolyngbya sp. 'hensonii' genome is shown below.
CCGGAGTAGATCCCGATGACGCTCTAACGTCAAATCGATGGTGGCATCGAGCAGGGGATGGCTAGGGCAGACAAAATCAGCTAAAGGTTTTCCAGGAACACTGATGAGTTCCTTCTCAAAGCAGATCCGCTCATACCGTTTTAAGATGGCTTCCCCCACTCCAATGAGACGATTCCCTTCCAGGGACGCTTCGCGAACGCGATTGCGAATCACTGCCGGAACATGGGTAATTTCATAGCGTTTGGTTTCCCGCTGCCGAATCGTGCCGCCCAATCGTTGGAAGGCTTCCAAGAAAAAGGATGCAATGAAATGGGGCTGGAGTTTTCGGGCTTCCGCTCGCTCCATCTCCTTGCGGATCTGCTGCACCTTGGTCGCATCCATTGAGTCTCGTGCCAGGGCACGTTCCTCTAGCAACTCTCGCAACCGACTTTGGTCGAGGCGATCGGCAACCACCTGGTCAAGCTTTGCTTTTACGTCTGGGCGATCGCCGTAGCGAATCGCTTCAATCAGGAGTTCTCGCAGTTCCTTGCCTGCGATCGCTTTCCCTAACACATCAAAAACCTTGCCACCGAGAGCCTTTTGCTCAATCTCCAGCTTCTTGAGCAGCGAGAGATACACATCCCCCTCGCGAGTTTCCTCCGCCACCAGGTTCCAAAGATGGCAGACTTCAGTCTGACCAATCCGGTGAATCCGTCCAAACCGTTGCTCCAGTCGATTTGGGTTCCAGGGCAGATCGTAGTTCACCATTAAATGTGCCCGTTGCAGGTTAATCCCTTCTCCAGCAGCATCCGTGGCGATTAAAACTTGCACAGTGACATCTTGCTTAAAGGCTTCCTCTGCCTTCTTGCGCTCTTCCCGTCCCATACCACCGTGGATCGTGACCACTGCCTCAGGTCGCCCGATGAGAGTCGTAATTTGATTGATCAGATAGTTCAGGGTGTCCCGATGCTCGGTAAAGATCACCAGTTTGCGCCGATGTCCCCCAGCATCAAACATTTCAGCGCTATTCTGTAACAGCTTAGATAGCTCATCCCACTTGCGATCCTTGCCACTGCGTCGAACCCGTAAGGCTAGATTTTCGAGTTCACCGAGCTGGTGAATCTCGGCTTGCAGTTCGGCGATCGTGCGAGCTGCCGTGGCTTGGTCAACCACCTCTTCTTCTCTAGTCTCGCGCTCATCACTAGAGGAATCCTCGAAATCATCGTCCCAATCATCCGGGTCAATGGTAGGGCCAAAGTCGATCTCCGCTGATAACCCTCGTTTCAAGAGTTCTTCCTCCCGAAGCCGCTTCTGTAGCCGTTCCCGCCGTCGTCGAAGGGACTGGTAGATGGCTTCTGGAGAAGAGGCAAGGCGACGTTGCAAAATCGTCAAGGCAAAGCCAACGGTTCCTTTGCGGCCATCATTGGCTAAGGCTTCGGCTCGGTTAAATTCTTCCCTGACGTAATCGGTGACTTGCTTGTAAAGAACAGCCTCCAGATCAGACAGGACATACTTTACTGTGTGCGCCCGACGTTCAGGAAAGAGTGGCTTACCATCAAACTTCAGCAGATCTTCCTTGACTAAGCGACGGATGATATCGGATGTGTCGCAGACATGTACCCCATCTCGGAATCGCCCCTCAAAGCGATCGCCATCCAGCAGCGCCAAGAAAAGCTGAAAGTCTTCCTCTTTCCCATTGTGGGGAGTTGCCGTCATCAGCAGGAAATGGCGGGTTAGCGTTGACAGCAGCTTACCGAGCTTGTAACGCTTGGTTTCCTTGATTTCTCCCCCAAAAAATGAGGCAGACATTTTGTGAGCCTCATCCACCACAACCAGATCCCAATCGGTTTGCCCAAGCTTGGCTTGCAGGTCTTCATTGCGACTGAGCTTGTCCAGTCGAACAATGACCAGGGGCATTTCTGCGAAGGCGTTCCCGGTACGAGCTGCTTCGATCCGGTCATTTGTCAGAATCTCAAAGGGCAGATGAAACTTTTGAAACAGCTCATCCTGCCACTGTACGGCCAGACTGCCAGGACAAACGATCATGCACCGTTGTAAGTCTCCCCGAATCAGCAATTCACGGATAAACAGTCCAGCCATGATGGTTTTTCCGGCTCCCGGATCATCCGCCAGGAGGAACCGAAGCGGTTGACGGGTCAGCATCTCGCTATACACCGCCGTGATCTGGTGGGGCAGAGGTTCCACCAACGAGGTATGAACCGCTAGCAGCGGATCAAATAAGTGAGCCAGCCGAATTCGATGGGCTTCGGAAACCAACCGTAGCAACGCACCATCCCCATCGAAGCTCCACGGTCGTCCTTCGGTGACAATTTCCAAGGTTGGCTCGCGATCGCGAAACAGGATCTCAGTGTGAGGTTGACCGTTCGCATCCTTATAGGTCAGCTCAACCACGTCACTCCCATGCCACTTCGCATCAATGACGGTAACATTATGAGTCGGCAAGATGCCTTTGACGGTGGTACCACGGGTGAGATCTTCGAGTTGAGCCATAGCTTAAGAAAAGGAATTTCTATTCATCATTCATTTCTAACCAAATTTTTCTGCATTCGGCAGATATATTTCAGATTACTCACCCGATGAAAACACTCTTGCTGGTAGATTCCTAATTCCTTAAATAGCAAAACTCATCAGTAAAAAATTAGAAGTTCATCACACTAAACCAGTAATGAGTCCTAATCGAGTTAAGCGAATCGTGAGGGCTTGAACACTAACCTCAAGTTCAGCCGCCAATTTGACTAATGCTGATTCATCAGACTCATCAAATGCATCGAGAGGTTGCTCTATAATTCGCTCTTTTAGAACTGATTCAGGCATTAAAAGCTCTG
Proteins encoded:
- a CDS encoding helicase-related protein, translated to MAQLEDLTRGTTVKGILPTHNVTVIDAKWHGSDVVELTYKDANGQPHTEILFRDREPTLEIVTEGRPWSFDGDGALLRLVSEAHRIRLAHLFDPLLAVHTSLVEPLPHQITAVYSEMLTRQPLRFLLADDPGAGKTIMAGLFIRELLIRGDLQRCMIVCPGSLAVQWQDELFQKFHLPFEILTNDRIEAARTGNAFAEMPLVIVRLDKLSRNEDLQAKLGQTDWDLVVVDEAHKMSASFFGGEIKETKRYKLGKLLSTLTRHFLLMTATPHNGKEEDFQLFLALLDGDRFEGRFRDGVHVCDTSDIIRRLVKEDLLKFDGKPLFPERRAHTVKYVLSDLEAVLYKQVTDYVREEFNRAEALANDGRKGTVGFALTILQRRLASSPEAIYQSLRRRRERLQKRLREEELLKRGLSAEIDFGPTIDPDDWDDDFEDSSSDERETREEEVVDQATAARTIAELQAEIHQLGELENLALRVRRSGKDRKWDELSKLLQNSAEMFDAGGHRRKLVIFTEHRDTLNYLINQITTLIGRPEAVVTIHGGMGREERKKAEEAFKQDVTVQVLIATDAAGEGINLQRAHLMVNYDLPWNPNRLEQRFGRIHRIGQTEVCHLWNLVAEETREGDVYLSLLKKLEIEQKALGGKVFDVLGKAIAGKELRELLIEAIRYGDRPDVKAKLDQVVADRLDQSRLRELLEERALARDSMDATKVQQIRKEMERAEARKLQPHFIASFFLEAFQRLGGTIRQRETKRYEITHVPAVIRNRVREASLEGNRLIGVGEAILKRYERICFEKELISVPGKPLADFVCPSHPLLDATIDLTLERHRDLLRQGAILVDENDPGEEVRALVYLEHSIQDARTERDGRRRIVSRRMQYVEIDSTGQTVGAGYAPYLDYRPLEEAEKPLAESALNHLGLRDDIESKATSYAIAHLVSNHLQEVRERKEELIEKTVRAVKGRLTKEINYWDQRAADLRLQEQAGKPNAKLNSTKAQQRADELAARLQKRLSELEQERKFSPMPPVVIGGALVVPIGLLQRLQGKREAATSTFAKETKRIELAAMDAVMAAERALGYEPRDVSDQKCGYDIESVEPGTGQLRFIEVKGRIEGAETVTVTKNEILAALNKPDNFILALVQVPADQSFPEGDAFAVRESGGDYRVSGGNCDIRYVEEPFQREPDFGASSVNYDWKDLWGRGRAA